The Polaribacter sp. Q13 sequence TTTCTGAAGTTGGTATTGCAGAATCTGCACACGATGCAGAGCGCCCATATTTACATAGATTAAGAGCAAAATCGTTAACTGCACACTACGAAACATGGGAACTATATGCTGATGATAGCCGCGGTTACAAAGGTGTAAATGCAGCACCTACTTCAAGAGAGTATTTTACGTTAGGAACCTCATTTTGTTTAATGAGTCAATTGACTCCGAATATGATGTACTTCCAGAAAAAAGGCGTTAAAATTGATGATTTTGCTGTTGAGCATCAGTTTAATTACCGAGAAAACAATTTTATGACACCAACTATGTCCGGAGAGATGACTGATGTAGTAACTCGAATCTTGGTTAAAAGTGATGCTGATGAAAATTTGGCAAATCAGTTTGCAGCGCAAGCACTACGTTGTTGCTTTGCAGGGGAGGGGATTGTGCAAAAAACAGAGATGGAAACAGGTATTTATTTGAATGGGAAAATTGTAAAATAACAGTTTTCGAAAATAAGCTGTTTATTTATTCATATTGAAAATCCCAATACTGTAAAAGTATTGGGGTTTTACAGTCCAAATCATCCAAATTTGAATATATAGAAATTTGGTACAATAGAAAACGATTACATTCTTCTTTGGATTATAAAATTCCAATTGAAATGGAACAAGAATTTAATAACTTAAAATATGTAGCATAGGTCTTAGAAAAGTTGTCCTACTTTTTTATTGTAAGCTCAAACACATTATATTTCGCATCAAGAACAGATTTGAAAAACAAAAAAGAGTTAGCTGTTCTTCAGAATATTTTTAAAAGGAAGATGAAACAATTTGAGTTACTAAAAAACAAAACCGAGCTAATGGCTCGGTTTTGTTTTAATTTCTAATTTTCAACAACCTTAGTTATTACAAAAGGTTTTTTACCTCCAGGAGGAATAATTTTTATCGACTGATGTTCTATTTTTCCTTTTAACGTTTTTAGCTTCAGTTTAACTGGTTTTCCGTATTCTGGCGGAATAGGGATTTTAATTGACTGTGTTTTTTTATTACCCACTTTGTAGGTGCTTATTTTAACACCCTGCATTGAAGCCTCCAATACAGCATTCTTCGATGTAGATTTAAATGACAATTCAGCATCCCAAGTGTTAACATATACACCTGGATCAATAAATAAAATTTCATAACTTATATATTTAGATGAAGCATCTTCAAGCTGATTTGTTTTCACATCTTCTAAAGCACCTTTTTCATATAAGTAATCCCATTTTTTTGGTTCGATTTTCATCCTCAGCATTGAAATAACCACTCTTTTGTCCCACTCGGATTTTTGGAATTACACCTTCCGCAACTTCAATGGTTTTACTACCTACAATTTTTTCGCTCGACTGTCCGATCATTATTTCGAAATCACCCGCTTCCACTTTAAACGCTTTCAAGCTTGTATCGTAATGAGAAAATGCTTCATAAGGCAACTTAATTGTAACCGTTTTACTCTCTCCTGACTTAATATGAATACGTTTAAAGCCTTTTAATGCTTTCTTTGGAACTATATGGCTAGCTTCTTTATCACGCACATATACTTGCACTATTTCATCACCGTCTCTATCTCCAATATTGGCAACTTTAGCTGTAACAAGTACATCACCCATTGCTTCCAAACGATTTTTATCTAATTTAATATCCTGAATTTCAAATTGAGTGTAACTTAAACCATATCCGAATGGATACAAATAATCAATATTTGAATACATATACGTACGTGCAACTTCTGGACCATAATCATCTCTCCAAGTTGAAACGTTGTAATCGTGAAAATTTGGTAATTGATTTTCTGATTTTACCCAGCTAGCACTTAGTTTACCTCCGGGATTTATGTCGCCAAATAAAATATTAGCTAACGCTGTTCCTTGCTCTTGACCATTTGGCCATGCACAAATTATTCCTGGTATATTTTTTTGCTCCCAACCAATAGAAGTTGAACCACTAGGTACTAAAACAAGAATGACATTTTTATTTACAGCTTGAACCGCTTTAATAAGCTGGTGCTGTTTACCTGGCAGATTTAGTGAAAGACGGTCAAGAGTTTCAGTTGCCGTACTTTCATCGTTACCAACTATTAGAATTACAGTTTCTGATTTCTTGGCTAAAGCAACTGCTTCGGCTATTTTTTCTTCGTCAGTAATATCTCCTGTAATGGAGCAACCTTCTGCAAATTTAACTTCACCATTCGCACTTTTTTGAATACCTTCTAATGGTGTTATTTTACTTTTTGGATTTCCTGAATAAATTCCCAACCAACATCGGTTTGCAAAAGGACCAATTACAGCTAGTTTCTCAATATTTTTCTTCAGAGGTAGTACATCATCATTTTTTAAAAGCACTATAGACTGTTCTGCAGCTTTAAGAGCCAATTTCTTATGCGTTTCAGATTCAAGAACGCTTTGAGGTATTTTAGAATATGGGTTGAGCTTAGGATCGTCAAAATCACCAGTCATAAATCGAAGTCTTAATAATCTGTTTACCGAAACATCTAATTCACTCTCGGTTAATAAGCCTTGCTCAATAGCTGGTTTAAGCGCTTGAACAAAAGGTGCCGATTTGGTTTTATGTCTAAAACACTCTTGATCTGTTCCTGATTTAATAGCCAAAGCAGCTGCTTCTTCCTGAGTATTCACAAATCGAAGTCGTTTTTCTACTCCCTCAACAGCAGCCCAGTCAGCAATTACATATCCTTTAAATCCCCATTCATCGCGTAATACGTCGTTTACCAACCAATTGTTTGCTGAACATGGCACTCCGTTTAACCCATTAAGCCCAGTCATAATACCAGCTGCTTCTTCGTCTACAATACAGGTATTGTAGGCAGGAAAATAATATTCGTACAAATCTTTTTGACGAACAAGTGAATGACTGAATTCTCTTCGAAAGTCAACATTATTGGCTACAAAATGTTTAACAGTTGTTACTGTTTTTAGGTAGTTTGGATCGTTTCCCTGCATTCCACGAACATACATACGTGCAATTTCCGACATCAAAAAAGGATCTTCACTATAGCATTCTTCATTTCTTCCCCATCTTGGGTCTCTAGCCATATTCACTGTAGGCGAAAACATCATTACTTCTTTTTGCCCACTATTTTTTAAAGCACGTGCTTCATTGGAAATAGCTGTAGCCACGTCAAACATCAAATCTGGATTCCAGGTAGAACCCATAGCTATATTCTGAGGGAATTGGGTGGCGTTCCATGCTTTTAATCCATGAAGAGCTTCTCCATACCACATATATTCAGGAATTCCCAATCGTTCAATAGCAGGTATCGCTGAACCACAATAGCTGATTTTTTCTTCCAATGTCATTTTCGATAATAAATCGTCAACACGGACATTTATGCTTTCATTGGGGTCTTTCCAAGTTTGAGCATTGGTGATATTCCCTATAATTAGGAATATCAATATTAAATAACTTGTGATGTTTCTCATTTTTGTATTAATTTTAATTGTTTCATAAAACTTTACTTTGCATTTAAATTCTAATTATTTGACTCTATTTTGGCTTCCTCAAAACTCATGTCTTTATAAAGAATAATCTTATCAATTTGAAGAAGTTCTGAACGACCAGATAGTTGTAAAGTGTAAAAACCTGCTTTTTCAAATTTAACAGTCATCCATGATTGATTACGGTCTAGATCTAATTGACCATTCATTACAAAATCAATTTTACCTTGCCCCTTAAACTTTTGAAAGCCTTTAACTGGCTCATTTTCAACTTGAATTGCGTCAGGGAAATTAATCCATGCATTATTTGATTTCTCTCCTTCAGCAGAATAAGGTTGTCTCATAAACCATTTCACAGTATAGGTTCCTGGTTCTTTAACCTCGAAATTTGATTCACAGGTGTTTTTATCCACTACGTCTTGATAACTATTGGCTCCAGTATATTCAATATATCTTCCTCCGCTAGCCTTATCATCATTCCTAAAAGCCCATTCTCCGTGTAAGTCAAAGTGCTCTGCTTCAATAGAGATAAAGTTACCTTCTATCTTTTTTTCAATTGCTTTTTCAATACAATGAAATTTAAGTTCTGTCCATCTTCCTCTAGAGAACGCAAATGCATTATCTTCTGGAATTTTTCCGTTAGAATGTGAATTGAATTCAACCTGAATATCACTTACTCCTTCAAGTTTAATATTTTTGAACGTATATGTTTGCTTTTTATAATCTATTTCGGTTTTAGTATTTTGTGTTTCACCTATAATTTTACTATTAACTTTTAATCTATAACTAGATTCTCCATCAATTTCGGAAAGAGAAGTTAATGTAATATCATACACCCCTTTTGGTGCTGTTAATTGAACTTTACTAGCCGCATAAACCCCTTTATAATGAACTGCATCAATTGCCATTGCTTTACGGTGTTCATCTTTGTATGAAGGAGAAAATCCTGGAATTGTAATTATTGGAAAATCCTGTATCGCATTTAAGGTAAATATTGAGTTTGCATCCAATGTTTTTTCAATTGCAATTTCTTGAACCGAATTGGGAATACCATCACCAATAAAATTTTCAAACTTCTCTGGACTGCCGTTTTCATTACCAGTTATAAGCCAGTATAGCAATCCACAATCTGATATATCTGCTTTTCCTGTGTCATGTGCCTGTACACGTGTATATAACCAGTTAATGCTTTCATCTTTATGGTCACGCATCCAATACCAAGGAGAAAAATCTTTACCAGAACACCATAACACCTCAGGTTGATCTCAAGCGTTCTGATCTTTTATTTTATGATATTGAATTCGATTTCCACAAAGTTTTTGGATATCACCCCAGGTATGGTGCCAATCTCTTCGTTTGTGATTTTCATTAAATCCGCTATGTGAAACCAACTTAACATATTTTAAGTTTTCTAATCCTCCCAACTCAATTGCTCTTTCTACCGCTTGATAAACAAATTCTGAAAGTCCCGCATGTAAGAAATATAATGGATCATTAGCCGTTGATTTGACCATTTCTTTTGCTAAGCTGTTTTTAGCTTCTTCTAATTGTGTAGTTACATCGTAAAAATTATCCGCATCAAAATGCCAACGAATTATTCCACCATCACAACTTAATTTATTCTGGTTTTTACCATCGGGACCGGCAGGTGCTTCAATAAAGTTATTGTAGGAATAATGAACCAATTTATCTTGCATTTCTAATTTAGCTAGAATGGCAAGAATTGCAGCGTTTGCCCCCCAATCGTCAGGGTCACCAATTGCCCATTTGTGCGCATAATCTGGTGCGCTATTTCCGTCGGCACTTACAGCAATACGGTTGTTATTGTAATCCCATCCTTGAGAAAAGCTTTTGATAAAAGTTAATTGCATACAAATAGCAATTATGAATACTGTTTTTGATTTCATTAATACTTATTTTATTTCACTCAATTTATTGATAATAATTAATTTTAAAACTCATTCTTCTGTACACAAACTTAGTTAATGTTATTCCCTCATAATAAAAGATAATAACTTTTTTTGTTACAAAACAGTGGTTGCAACGGTGATTTTACTGTAAAAATAAAAAGCGTATTTGGTTTATATACAAGGTGTTACGAGGTACTGTGATAATTTTATAATTAAAATTTACTTTATTAGAAAATCATTGTATTTTTGTATTGTATGATGAATGAAAACGAAAAAAAAGTTATTCAAGAGGGATTAAAACGTATTTGTTCTCACGAACTATTTATGAATTCGACCATTCATACCAACTTGTTAAATTACCTTGTTGAAAAAGCACTTAAAAAAGAAGATTTAAATGAGGTAACAATTGGTAGTGACCTTTATGGTATTGATTATTCAGAAAACAAGAATAATAGTACGGTACGATCGTATATATATATATATATATATATATATATATATATATATAAGCTAAGAAAGAAATTAGCAAATTACTATATTGACCAAGGCCAGAATGAATCCATAATATTCGAAATAATTAAAGGGCAATACAACTTAAGTTTTTTGTCGGTAAATGAATATTCTAAGTCAAAAGCTAGTAAGGAACCGACTGTTGCAATTCCTATTAAATACCTAAAGTTACTTTTAGGAATTATTCTTATTGCATTTATTACTTTTTTTGTAACGAGAGCTATTATTACAAAACCAAATTTTATTTGGGAAAACTACTTTGAAAAGAATGCTCAAAATCTCCTTGTAATTTCTGACCAGTTTATAGTTTTTGAAAAATTATCTGATGATAACTTTTATGGGATTTCATATCCTGAAATCAATAATTATAATAACTTAATTGAATATGCTAAAGAACATCCGGACAAAGAATTAGGCCCCACAGATTATACACTAATGTCAAAAATGGCACCTTATGCGGTTAAATCTCTTAGTAAATGGTTTATTTCTAATGATAACGACTTTCAACTTGAATTGGAAAGTAAACTCAAATATGAAGATGTTAAGAATCATAATATTCTATTTGTAGGACAATACAAAACCATGAATTTGTCAAAATCGTTATTTCTTAAAGACAGTAAGGTATTTACGACTTTTAAAGATGGGTTTAAATTTAAAAAGGATAGCATTGAAGAAGTCTTTATAACTCAATATAGCGATAATCATAATGTGGAATTTGCTATGGTTTCTTACACTTCTATAAGTTCAGAGAAAAGTGCTTTGTATTTTGTGTCGAATAATGATATTGGTGTACTTGCTACAGTGAGAAATTTTACTGATAAAAATTGGCTCAAAGATTTTGAAAAAGAGTTTAAAGGAGAACCGACACATTTTAACGCTTTGTTTGAAGTAAGTGGATTGCAAAGAAATGATATGAGTTGTAAGTTGGTAGCCTTAGAAGTTCTAAAATAAAATTTTTGGCAGACCTTTTCTAAAGAAATATGCAATCTTAGGATTTGAATACTATTGCCGTATTTTTATAGTTGAATGGCTTATCCAATTGCATAGTTTTATTACTGCTGTATTAGAATCACTTTTATTAATGTTTATGAGCTCTGGATTTCCATTGTTATGAATGGCTTTTATTAAAAACCGTTGAGAGGATATGCGTTGTCTTCTTTTGGTTAACAAGAAAAGTATTGGGAATTTCTATTTAATTAAAACTTCAATTAAATCCTTTGATATAGTTGTCGATAGATTTTTGGAGACAATTGCTTATGTTTTTTAAATTGTCTGTAAAAAAAAGACAAATTATTAAAGCCAGATTCATATGCTATTTGAGAAACCGACAAATCAGTTTCTACAAACATTTTACTAGCAATAGCAATTCTATATTCACTAACATAGCTAGAATATGTTTTGTCGAAAGTTTTTTTAAAAAACCGACAAAATGCTTCCTTACTTAATGACAACTTATTTGATATATCGGTTAAAGAAGGTTCATTTTCATAGTTATCTTTTATATAATTGTTAATTACATTTACTCTAGTACTCTCTTTTAATGAAAGATCTTTACCAAAACTAGGTCCAGCTAACAGTTCAATAGAGGCGCTTGTAGCCAAGACATTTAATATATTCAAAAAAGTTATAAAACGTTTAAAAGGATTTTGATTATAAATGGAACTAAATGAATTCTCAAGAGAAAGTGCTGTTTTTTTATCAAAAGAGATTCCATAACTCGATTTTAAAAGCATTTTTTTGATGCTTGTAAATTCTGGTTTATCAAACCAATTACTAAATAATGAATCATCCCATTGTATAACCACACACTTCACTTTTTCATTTTTAGCATCGATAGTTTTCCAAGAATGTGGTAAATTTTTTCCCACCAAAACTAAATCTCCTCTTTCAAATTGATGCATAGAATCACCAACATATCTAATTCCTGTGCTTTGAATCATATATGTTAATTCATATTGTGGATGAAAATGCCATTCGGCCTTAAATTCCTGTTCGTCAAATAACTTAATTTTAAAAGAATTATTTGGAGAAGTGGTAACTTGTTTTAATAACGGTTTCATAACTTAAATATACAATAAAATGCAAATTATTGACTAAATTTTAATTTTTTATATTCATTTAATCAATATAGTACATGATTAGTGAGGTATGCTATATGAAATCAACAAACATTTTTAGGATATTTGCTGTAATAAATTCGCAACACAAAAATGAAAGATTTACAAATAAGAGACGTAAAAATTTTTAAAGCATCAACACCTTTAAAAAAAACTATTTCAGATGCAACGCATACGTTAACTGAAATTTCCTTTATAGTATTAAGAATTCAATTAGAAAACGGAGTAATAGGAGAATCCTATTTGTTATCATTTCAATATTCGCCAAATGCCATTGCAGGTGCATTAAAAGATGCAATACCACATATTATTGGTCATAAGGTCAATGAAATGGGTATTGTTTATAATAAATTAGAAAATTTAGGGGAGTATTTTGGTAACCAAGGTATCAATCGTTGGGCACAAGCTGCTGTAAATATTGCCATGTGGGATGCTTGGGGAAAAACATTGAATCAACCTATTCATCAAATTCTAGGAGTTTGTAAAGAAAAAGTATCTATCTACGGAAGTGGTGGTTGGATTTCTTACTCTATTGACGAATTGATTGAAGAAGTTACGGGTTACGCTGACCGCGGATTTAAAGCCGTAAAAATAAAAGTTGGTTCTCCTAAAGTAAGTACAGATGTAGAGCGTTTACGTTTAGTGCGTGAAGCAGTTGGCGACAAAGTAGATATTATGATGGATGCTAACCAAGGTATGGATTTGCCATCTGCTATGAAATTAGCTCGTGCGGCAAAAGAATTAAATATCAACTGGTTTGAAGAGCCTGTAAATCATCAAAATTTTCAAGCTTTTGAAATATTGAAAAACCAAGCAGGAATTTCTTTAGCCATGGGAGAGCGTGAATTTGATACGTTAGCGCTTAAAGAATTAATAACCAGAAATGCTTTAGATATTTGGCAACCAGATATTTTAAGAATTGGTGGAGTAGAAAAATGGAGAGAAAGTGCTGCTTTAGCTGGTAGTTTCAATCTTCCTGTTTTACCTCATTATTACAAAGATTACGATGTACCTTTATTGTGTACAATTCCTAATGGAGTTGGTGCAGAATCTTTTGACTGGGTAGATCCGTTAATAGACAATCCGATGATTATTCAGGATGGTTTTGCGAAACCACACGAATTACCAGGTTGGGGTTTTAATTTTATAGATGATACATTAACCGAAATCAAATTTTAATGAGTTTAGAAGTTTTTTCTTTAAAAGGACAGCGTGCACTAGTAACTGGTGGAGGCACAGGAATTGGTTTGGGAATCTCTAAAGCAATCATAGAAGCAGGAGGGAAAGTGATCATTACAGGACGTAGAGAAGCCGTTTTGCAAGAAGCAGTAAAAACTTTAGGTAAAAATGCATCTTACAGAGTCAATGATATTACTGATAGAGCTAGTATTCCAACTTTAGTTGAATCAATAGAAACTGAAGAAGGTGCTATTGATATTTTAGTAAATAACGCAGGAATTCATCATAAAGCTTGGGCACAAGAGACTTCTGACGAAGATTTTGAACGCATCATTCAAACAAACCTTATTAGTGTATTTTCATTAACGCGTGAGTGCGCAAAATATATGCTAAAACGTAAAAAAGGTTCTATCATAATGATTGGCTCTATGGCTGGATTATTTGGTATAGATCGTGTAATTGCGTATAGCGTCTCAAAAACAGCATTAACAGGTTTGGTTAATAGTTTGACTACAGAATATGCCAAAGATAATGTTCGTGTAAATGCTATTGCTCCAGGTTGGATTACTTCTAATATGTTTTTAAACGCCATTAATAAAGACGAAGCTCGCAAGCAGCAAATTACAAATCGTATTGCTATGGATCATTTTGGAACCACTGAAGATATTGGGAATTCAGCTGTGTTTTTAAGTTCTAAAGCTGCAAAATATATCACAGGTGTTATTTTACCTGTTGATGGAGGAGCAACCATTAATTTCTAATCCTAATAGTGTGATATTTTATCTCACGCAACTGAAAAAATAAAAATATGAAACCAACATATATAAAAGGAGATCATTCTAAAAGTCCTGCTTTTAATGATAAAAGTAGATTAGTTTATGGAACTTCCGGATTGGGTGGTGTTTGGGGAAAAGTAGATCAAAGAGATTCTATAGATGCACTTTTATATGCTTTCGAAAACGGAATTTCTGCTTTAGATACTGCGCCTTCTTATGCAAATGCTGAATATTATTTAGGAATGGCTTTAAGAGAATGGAAAGGAGAAACACCATTTGTAAGCACAAAAATTGGACGTTTAAAAGGAAAAGATGCTTTTGA is a genomic window containing:
- a CDS encoding SDR family NAD(P)-dependent oxidoreductase, giving the protein MSLEVFSLKGQRALVTGGGTGIGLGISKAIIEAGGKVIITGRREAVLQEAVKTLGKNASYRVNDITDRASIPTLVESIETEEGAIDILVNNAGIHHKAWAQETSDEDFERIIQTNLISVFSLTRECAKYMLKRKKGSIIMIGSMAGLFGIDRVIAYSVSKTALTGLVNSLTTEYAKDNVRVNAIAPGWITSNMFLNAINKDEARKQQITNRIAMDHFGTTEDIGNSAVFLSSKAAKYITGVILPVDGGATINF
- a CDS encoding mandelate racemase/muconate lactonizing enzyme family protein, with amino-acid sequence MKDLQIRDVKIFKASTPLKKTISDATHTLTEISFIVLRIQLENGVIGESYLLSFQYSPNAIAGALKDAIPHIIGHKVNEMGIVYNKLENLGEYFGNQGINRWAQAAVNIAMWDAWGKTLNQPIHQILGVCKEKVSIYGSGGWISYSIDELIEEVTGYADRGFKAVKIKVGSPKVSTDVERLRLVREAVGDKVDIMMDANQGMDLPSAMKLARAAKELNINWFEEPVNHQNFQAFEILKNQAGISLAMGEREFDTLALKELITRNALDIWQPDILRIGGVEKWRESAALAGSFNLPVLPHYYKDYDVPLLCTIPNGVGAESFDWVDPLIDNPMIIQDGFAKPHELPGWGFNFIDDTLTEIKF
- a CDS encoding glycoside hydrolase family 3 C-terminal domain-containing protein, with product MRNITSYLILIFLIIGNITNAQTWKDPNESINVRVDDLLSKMTLEEKISYCGSAIPAIERLGIPEYMWYGEALHGLKAWNATQFPQNIAMGSTWNPDLMFDVATAISNEARALKNSGQKEVMMFSPTVNMARDPRWGRNEECYSEDPFLMSEIARMYVRGMQGNDPNYLKTVTTVKHFVANNVDFRREFSHSLVRQKDLYEYYFPAYNTCIVDEEAAGIMTGLNGLNGVPCSANNWLVNDVLRDEWGFKGYVIADWAAVEGVEKRLRFVNTQEEAAALAIKSGTDQECFRHKTKSAPFVQALKPAIEQGLLTESELDVSVNRLLRLRFMTGDFDDPKLNPYSKIPQSVLESETHKKLALKAAEQSIVLLKNDDVLPLKKNIEKLAVIGPFANRCWLGIYSGNPKSKITPLEGIQKSANGEVKFAEGCSITGDITDEEKIAEAVALAKKSETVILIVGNDESTATETLDRLSLNLPGKQHQLIKAVQAVNKNVILVLVPSGSTSIGWEQKNIPGIICAWPNGQEQGTALANILFGDINPGGKLSASWVKSENQLPNFHDYNVSTWRDDYGPEVARTYMYSNIDYLYPFGYGLSYTQFEIQDIKLDKNRLEAMGDVLVTAKVANIGDRDGDEIVQVYVRDKEASHIVPKKALKGFKRIHIKSGESKTVTIKLPYEAFSHYDTSLKAFKVEAGDFEIMIGQSSEKIVGSKTIEVAEGVIPKIRVGQKSGYFNAEDENRTKKMGLLI
- a CDS encoding AraC family transcriptional regulator, whose protein sequence is MKPLLKQVTTSPNNSFKIKLFDEQEFKAEWHFHPQYELTYMIQSTGIRYVGDSMHQFERGDLVLVGKNLPHSWKTIDAKNEKVKCVVIQWDDSLFSNWFDKPEFTSIKKMLLKSSYGISFDKKTALSLENSFSSIYNQNPFKRFITFLNILNVLATSASIELLAGPSFGKDLSLKESTRVNVINNYIKDNYENEPSLTDISNKLSLSKEAFCRFFKKTFDKTYSSYVSEYRIAIASKMFVETDLSVSQIAYESGFNNLSFFYRQFKKHKQLSPKIYRQLYQRI